The proteins below are encoded in one region of Phaseolus vulgaris cultivar G19833 chromosome 1, P. vulgaris v2.0, whole genome shotgun sequence:
- the LOC137816622 gene encoding calcineurin B-like protein 4 isoform X1 has product MSSISDPSIDTTTATPIVTSDSQGLSDSRRIGERVCAALMPLMVVVEVLMLPVTGCLGYCSSSIMQKHKRCSYTAKDFATLASATTFTVKEVEALHVLFKRLSSSLIDDGFIHKEELQLALFQTPNGKNLFLDRVFDVFDQKRNGVIEFDEFVLALSVFHPNAPIDEKIDFAFKLYDLSQTGFIGRKEVKQMVVAILIESDMNIPDDLLEAMVDKTIADVDKDSDGKISREDWKAFGYHHCVSKFFFHHGRNLRPCFCHLGINMVSVSGE; this is encoded by the exons ATGAGTTCCATTTCTGATCCTTCCATAGACACAACAACAGCAACACCCATCGTCACCTCGGATTCCCAG GGTTTGTCAGATTCAAGGAGAATAGGTGAACGTGTGTGTGCAGCGTTGATGCCATTGATGGTGGTTGTTGAGGTTTTGATGTTGCCTGTCACAGGTTGTTTGGGTTATTGCTCAAGCAGCATTATGCAGAAGCACAAACGTTGTTCCTACACTGCTAAGGACTTCGCAACCCTAGCTTCTGCAACAACAT TCACAGTTAAGGAAGTGGAGGCATTGCATGTGTTGTTTAAGAGGTTAAGTAGCTCCTTAATCGATGATGGTTTTATTCACAAG GAGGAGCTTCAATTGGCATTGTTTCAGACCCCAAACGGAAAAAATCTTTTCCTAGATCGA gTGTTTGATGTTTTTGACCAAAAAAGAAATGGTGTAATTGAGTTTGACGAATTTGTCCTTGCACTCAGTGTTTTCCATCCAAATGCACCTATAGATGAAAAAATTGATT TTGCATTTAAGCTCTATGACCTCAGTCAAACTGGATTTATTGGACGAAAGGAA GTGAAGCAAATGGTTGTAGCCATTTTGATTGAATCAGACATGAATATTCCTGATGATCTTCTTGAAGCTATGGTTGACAAG ACAATTGCTGATGTGGATAAGGACAGTGATGGTAAAATCAGTAGAGAAGATTGGAAAGCTTTT GGATATCACCACTGTGTTTCCAAGTTTTTTTTTCACCATGGAAGAAATTTAAGGCCATGTTTTTGTCATCTTGGCATCAATATGGTTTCTGTTTCAGGTGAATGA
- the LOC137816622 gene encoding calcineurin B-like protein 10 isoform X3 — MSSISDPSIDTTTATPIVTSDSQGLSDSRRIGERVCAALMPLMVVVEVLMLPVTGCLGYCSSSIMQKHKRCSYTAKDFATLASATTFTVKEVEALHVLFKRLSSSLIDDGFIHKVFDVFDQKRNGVIEFDEFVLALSVFHPNAPIDEKIDFAFKLYDLSQTGFIGRKEVKQMVVAILIESDMNIPDDLLEAMVDKTIADVDKDSDGKISREDWKAFGYHHCVSKFFFHHGRNLRPCFCHLGINMVSVSGE, encoded by the exons ATGAGTTCCATTTCTGATCCTTCCATAGACACAACAACAGCAACACCCATCGTCACCTCGGATTCCCAG GGTTTGTCAGATTCAAGGAGAATAGGTGAACGTGTGTGTGCAGCGTTGATGCCATTGATGGTGGTTGTTGAGGTTTTGATGTTGCCTGTCACAGGTTGTTTGGGTTATTGCTCAAGCAGCATTATGCAGAAGCACAAACGTTGTTCCTACACTGCTAAGGACTTCGCAACCCTAGCTTCTGCAACAACAT TCACAGTTAAGGAAGTGGAGGCATTGCATGTGTTGTTTAAGAGGTTAAGTAGCTCCTTAATCGATGATGGTTTTATTCACAAG gTGTTTGATGTTTTTGACCAAAAAAGAAATGGTGTAATTGAGTTTGACGAATTTGTCCTTGCACTCAGTGTTTTCCATCCAAATGCACCTATAGATGAAAAAATTGATT TTGCATTTAAGCTCTATGACCTCAGTCAAACTGGATTTATTGGACGAAAGGAA GTGAAGCAAATGGTTGTAGCCATTTTGATTGAATCAGACATGAATATTCCTGATGATCTTCTTGAAGCTATGGTTGACAAG ACAATTGCTGATGTGGATAAGGACAGTGATGGTAAAATCAGTAGAGAAGATTGGAAAGCTTTT GGATATCACCACTGTGTTTCCAAGTTTTTTTTTCACCATGGAAGAAATTTAAGGCCATGTTTTTGTCATCTTGGCATCAATATGGTTTCTGTTTCAGGTGAATGA
- the LOC137816622 gene encoding calcineurin B-like protein 4 isoform X2 translates to MSSISDPSIDTTTATPIVTSDSQGLSDSRRIGERVCAALMPLMVVVEVLMLPVTGCLGYCSSSIMQKHKRCSYTAKDFATLASATTFTVKEVEALHVLFKRLSSSLIDDGFIHKEELQLALFQTPNGKNLFLDRVFDVFDQKRNGVIEFDEFVLALSVFHPNAPIDEKIDFAFKLYDLSQTGFIGRKEVKQMVVAILIESDMNIPDDLLEAMVDKTIADVDKDSDGKISREDWKAFVSQNPSLLMNMTLPYLKDITTVFPSFFFTMEEI, encoded by the exons ATGAGTTCCATTTCTGATCCTTCCATAGACACAACAACAGCAACACCCATCGTCACCTCGGATTCCCAG GGTTTGTCAGATTCAAGGAGAATAGGTGAACGTGTGTGTGCAGCGTTGATGCCATTGATGGTGGTTGTTGAGGTTTTGATGTTGCCTGTCACAGGTTGTTTGGGTTATTGCTCAAGCAGCATTATGCAGAAGCACAAACGTTGTTCCTACACTGCTAAGGACTTCGCAACCCTAGCTTCTGCAACAACAT TCACAGTTAAGGAAGTGGAGGCATTGCATGTGTTGTTTAAGAGGTTAAGTAGCTCCTTAATCGATGATGGTTTTATTCACAAG GAGGAGCTTCAATTGGCATTGTTTCAGACCCCAAACGGAAAAAATCTTTTCCTAGATCGA gTGTTTGATGTTTTTGACCAAAAAAGAAATGGTGTAATTGAGTTTGACGAATTTGTCCTTGCACTCAGTGTTTTCCATCCAAATGCACCTATAGATGAAAAAATTGATT TTGCATTTAAGCTCTATGACCTCAGTCAAACTGGATTTATTGGACGAAAGGAA GTGAAGCAAATGGTTGTAGCCATTTTGATTGAATCAGACATGAATATTCCTGATGATCTTCTTGAAGCTATGGTTGACAAG ACAATTGCTGATGTGGATAAGGACAGTGATGGTAAAATCAGTAGAGAAGATTGGAAAGCTTTTGTGAGTCAAAATCCATCCCTCTTGATGAACATGACACTTCCTTATTTGAA GGATATCACCACTGTGTTTCCAAGTTTTTTTTTCACCATGGAAGAAATTTAA
- the LOC137816622 gene encoding calcineurin B-like protein 10 isoform X4, which produces MPLMVVVEVLMLPVTGCLGYCSSSIMQKHKRCSYTAKDFATLASATTFTVKEVEALHVLFKRLSSSLIDDGFIHKEELQLALFQTPNGKNLFLDRVFDVFDQKRNGVIEFDEFVLALSVFHPNAPIDEKIDFAFKLYDLSQTGFIGRKEVKQMVVAILIESDMNIPDDLLEAMVDKTIADVDKDSDGKISREDWKAFGYHHCVSKFFFHHGRNLRPCFCHLGINMVSVSGE; this is translated from the exons ATGCCATTGATGGTGGTTGTTGAGGTTTTGATGTTGCCTGTCACAGGTTGTTTGGGTTATTGCTCAAGCAGCATTATGCAGAAGCACAAACGTTGTTCCTACACTGCTAAGGACTTCGCAACCCTAGCTTCTGCAACAACAT TCACAGTTAAGGAAGTGGAGGCATTGCATGTGTTGTTTAAGAGGTTAAGTAGCTCCTTAATCGATGATGGTTTTATTCACAAG GAGGAGCTTCAATTGGCATTGTTTCAGACCCCAAACGGAAAAAATCTTTTCCTAGATCGA gTGTTTGATGTTTTTGACCAAAAAAGAAATGGTGTAATTGAGTTTGACGAATTTGTCCTTGCACTCAGTGTTTTCCATCCAAATGCACCTATAGATGAAAAAATTGATT TTGCATTTAAGCTCTATGACCTCAGTCAAACTGGATTTATTGGACGAAAGGAA GTGAAGCAAATGGTTGTAGCCATTTTGATTGAATCAGACATGAATATTCCTGATGATCTTCTTGAAGCTATGGTTGACAAG ACAATTGCTGATGTGGATAAGGACAGTGATGGTAAAATCAGTAGAGAAGATTGGAAAGCTTTT GGATATCACCACTGTGTTTCCAAGTTTTTTTTTCACCATGGAAGAAATTTAAGGCCATGTTTTTGTCATCTTGGCATCAATATGGTTTCTGTTTCAGGTGAATGA